In the Rhizobium sp. SSA_523 genome, ATGAGCGGCAAGGGCGAAATGCTGGGCCTGAAGATCGATCCATCCCTCTTCAAGGAAGACGAGGTGGAAATCCTCGAAGATCTGGTGATCGCCGCGCACAAGGATGCCAAGGACAAGGCTGAATCGATCGCCGCCGAGAAAACCCGCGAACTGACCGCCGGCCTGCCGATTCCGCCCGGGATGAAGCTGCCATTCTGATCGACGCGCGGCCGCAGAGCCGCAGCTTGCGACCACCCAAGCCGGACGTCACGTCTTGAGCGCCTGCCGCAGCCTTTCGCTGATCGGCAGGCCAATAAGTCGGGCGCGATCCTCGTCGGACAGTTTGCGAGGGGTCAGCGCAAGCAGGTCCGGCATGCTGATCGACGCATCCGGATAGGCTTCGTGATGCACGGGCTCTCCGGCGCCAATCAGGCCCTGGCTCAGCACACGGCAGTAGAAGCCCGGCCGGGCAACGGCCATGAACCGTTTGGCAAAACCACCATCACCCATCCGGGCGGCCAGCGTGGCGCAGGGGATGCGCGTCGAGGTGACCTCGAGCAGAATCGTCCCCGTTTCAAACCGGTCACCCACGCGGATATTGCGGCTGTCGACCCCTTCGATGATGAGGTTCTCGCCAAACAGGCCGGGCTCCGGCCGCCTGCCGAGTTCGTCTGTCCAGCCGTCTATATCCACCGATCCCATGCCGTAAACGGCCTGGTCCGGCCCG is a window encoding:
- a CDS encoding MOSC domain-containing protein, translated to MKVSAICIGTAQRLPGKSYRTGIFKASMTGPVLLDQHGLLGDSVCNRKHHGGPDQAVYGMGSVDIDGWTDELGRRPEPGLFGENLIIEGVDSRNIRVGDRFETGTILLEVTSTRIPCATLAARMGDGGFAKRFMAVARPGFYCRVLSQGLIGAGEPVHHEAYPDASISMPDLLALTPRKLSDEDRARLIGLPISERLRQALKT
- a CDS encoding YbaB/EbfC family nucleoid-associated protein produces the protein MRDIMGMMGKVKEMQAKMEQMQAEIAALDVEGTSGGGLVTVRMSGKGEMLGLKIDPSLFKEDEVEILEDLVIAAHKDAKDKAESIAAEKTRELTAGLPIPPGMKLPF